In Mesorhizobium sp. 113-3-3, a genomic segment contains:
- a CDS encoding amino acid ABC transporter permease — protein MIWQQFLSLAGSYPLALRGLGMTVVLSLISLVLGTLLGFGLGILRTGGNRLISGIIGAWVDLIRGTPFLVQIFLIFFILPEFGIELDAFTAGIIALTNLAACFICEIVAAGIRSVPTGQVEAALASGLSRWQRMRQVVLPQAMRIVLPPLVGQYVLLIKDSSVVSAIGLTDLTRVGWLVVQRVPNGLLVFFLVGVGYFIVCYPLIMLARRLERRMGAAHGEVQL, from the coding sequence ATGATCTGGCAACAATTCCTCAGCCTCGCCGGCTCCTATCCGCTGGCCCTGCGCGGCTTGGGCATGACCGTGGTGCTGTCGCTGATCAGCCTGGTGCTCGGCACCCTGCTCGGCTTCGGCCTCGGCATCCTGCGCACCGGCGGCAACAGGCTGATCTCGGGCATCATCGGCGCTTGGGTCGACCTCATCCGCGGCACGCCGTTCCTGGTGCAGATCTTCCTGATCTTCTTCATCCTGCCGGAGTTCGGCATCGAGCTCGACGCCTTCACCGCCGGCATCATCGCGCTGACCAATCTCGCCGCCTGCTTCATCTGCGAGATCGTCGCGGCCGGCATCCGTTCCGTGCCGACCGGCCAGGTCGAGGCAGCACTGGCATCCGGCCTGTCGCGCTGGCAGCGCATGCGCCAAGTGGTGCTGCCGCAGGCGATGCGCATCGTGCTGCCGCCGCTGGTCGGCCAATATGTGCTGCTGATCAAGGATTCGTCCGTTGTCTCGGCGATCGGCCTGACCGACCTCACCCGCGTCGGCTGGCTGGTGGTGCAGCGTGTGCCCAACGGCCTCTTGGTCTTCTTCCTGGTCGGCGTCGGCTATTTCATCGTCTGCTATCCGCTGATCATGCTGGCACGCCGGCTCGAGCGCCGCATGGGCGCGGCGCATGGCGAGGTGCAGCTGTGA
- a CDS encoding SDR family oxidoreductase: MEMTDKTALVTGANKSIGYETARRLGEAGYRIWLGSRDRERGEAAAAELRQKGHDVRVLEIDVASDASVEAAATRVLQEDGRLDVLVNNAGVLGSMLAPSEEPIAIIKDVYEVNVFGPIRTTQAFLPLLRAAPRANVVMVSSGLGSLGRLTDPASEFYSINILGYNSSKTALNAATVAFSKELAAADIKVNAADPGYTATDFNGHSGYRTVEQAAEIIVRLATLDENGPTGGYFYDEGPLPW, from the coding sequence ATGGAAATGACCGACAAAACCGCATTGGTGACCGGCGCCAACAAGAGCATCGGCTACGAAACCGCACGCCGGCTGGGCGAAGCGGGCTACAGGATTTGGCTGGGCAGCCGCGACAGGGAACGCGGCGAAGCGGCGGCAGCCGAGCTCAGGCAGAAGGGCCATGACGTGCGCGTGCTGGAGATCGACGTCGCCAGCGACGCCAGCGTCGAGGCGGCCGCCACACGCGTTTTGCAGGAGGACGGACGTCTCGATGTGCTGGTCAACAATGCCGGCGTCCTCGGCTCCATGCTCGCTCCCAGCGAAGAGCCCATAGCCATCATCAAGGATGTCTACGAGGTCAACGTGTTCGGCCCGATCCGCACCACCCAGGCCTTCCTGCCGCTGCTTAGGGCAGCTCCGCGCGCCAATGTGGTGATGGTTTCCAGCGGGCTGGGGTCACTGGGCAGATTGACCGATCCGGCCAGCGAATTCTATTCGATCAATATCCTTGGCTACAACAGCTCCAAGACGGCACTCAACGCCGCCACCGTTGCCTTCTCGAAGGAGCTTGCCGCGGCGGACATCAAGGTCAATGCGGCCGATCCCGGCTATACCGCGACGGACTTCAACGGACACAGTGGCTACCGCACAGTGGAGCAGGCGGCCGAGATCATTGTTCGCCTGGCGACCCTGGACGAGAACGGTCCGACCGGCGGCTATTTCTACGATGAAGGTCCGTTGCCCTGGTGA
- a CDS encoding RES family NAD+ phosphorylase codes for MVSGFAVRRRVHWPQTFRIIRSIHPPIDLFEDIADPRDWEALAAVEEKTNPRIRLEIGDLGKVAAARRVSGPGASFVMAPFVHCSTLRPGRFSDGSYGLYYAGDSEDVALAETIHHHQNFMRATNEDPGWTADFRVLIGSVDRDLDDVNAVPGVLDPDDYTASQAEGRALRAQGSDGLLWNSVRMPEGQCIGIFWPDVIPVPVQGRHYSYHWDGKRVDFVRQHDTGKVLAVV; via the coding sequence ATGGTGAGTGGGTTTGCGGTCCGGCGCCGTGTCCACTGGCCCCAGACGTTTCGCATCATCCGCTCCATCCATCCGCCGATCGACCTGTTCGAGGACATTGCCGATCCGCGCGACTGGGAGGCGCTGGCCGCCGTCGAGGAGAAGACCAACCCGCGGATCCGGCTGGAGATCGGCGACCTCGGCAAGGTCGCGGCCGCAAGGCGGGTGTCCGGCCCGGGCGCCAGCTTCGTCATGGCGCCCTTCGTGCATTGTTCGACGCTGCGGCCCGGGCGTTTTTCCGATGGCAGCTACGGCCTCTATTATGCCGGCGACAGCGAGGATGTGGCGCTGGCCGAAACCATCCACCACCACCAGAACTTCATGCGCGCCACCAATGAGGATCCGGGCTGGACGGCCGACTTTCGCGTGCTGATCGGCAGCGTCGATCGCGACCTCGATGACGTCAACGCGGTGCCCGGCGTGCTCGATCCCGACGATTACACCGCCTCGCAGGCGGAAGGGCGAGCGCTGCGGGCGCAAGGCAGCGACGGGCTTCTCTGGAACAGCGTGCGCATGCCGGAGGGCCAATGCATCGGCATCTTCTGGCCCGATGTCATTCCCGTTCCGGTGCAGGGCCGGCACTACTCCTATCACTGGGACGGCAAACGCGTGGATTTCGTGCGCCAGCACGATACGGGCAAGGTCCTGGCGGTCGTGTGA
- a CDS encoding sulfite exporter TauE/SafE family protein yields MLSAGVIAWIGAVFLAAGFVKGVVGMGLPTVAMGLLAVTMPPAEAAALLLIPSLVTNLWQLFTGPAFGGLCRRLWTMMAGIMLGTVAGAGVLTGAHAGAASAGLCAALVLYAILGLFKLGFTTPARHEALVSPLVGVATGLVTGATGVFVIPAVPYLQSLRLEREDLIQALGLSFTVSTAALAIGLFRTGALASPTAQLTGSILALLPALAGMFIGQALRQTMSVETFRRVFFVGLLALGAYLALEGLW; encoded by the coding sequence ATGCTAAGTGCCGGCGTCATCGCCTGGATCGGCGCCGTCTTCCTCGCCGCCGGCTTCGTCAAGGGCGTCGTCGGCATGGGGCTGCCGACCGTGGCGATGGGATTGCTGGCGGTGACGATGCCGCCGGCCGAGGCCGCCGCCTTGCTGCTGATCCCGTCGCTGGTCACCAATCTCTGGCAGTTGTTCACCGGCCCCGCCTTCGGCGGCCTGTGCAGGCGGCTGTGGACGATGATGGCGGGCATCATGCTGGGTACCGTCGCCGGAGCAGGGGTGCTCACCGGAGCGCATGCGGGCGCGGCCTCGGCGGGGCTCTGCGCGGCGCTGGTGCTTTACGCCATTCTCGGTCTGTTCAAGCTTGGCTTCACCACGCCGGCGCGCCACGAGGCCCTGGTGTCACCGCTGGTCGGCGTGGCGACCGGGCTGGTCACCGGCGCTACCGGCGTCTTCGTCATCCCGGCGGTGCCCTATCTGCAATCGCTGCGGCTGGAGAGGGAAGACCTCATCCAGGCGCTCGGCCTGTCCTTCACCGTCTCGACGGCGGCGCTTGCCATCGGCCTGTTCAGGACAGGCGCGCTGGCATCGCCGACGGCGCAACTGACAGGCTCGATCCTGGCGCTGCTGCCGGCGCTGGCCGGCATGTTCATCGGCCAGGCGCTGCGCCAGACGATGAGCGTCGAGACGTTTCGCAGAGTGTTCTTCGTGGGGTTGCTGGCGCTGGGGGCGTATCTGGCGCTGGAGGGGCTGTGGTAG
- a CDS encoding LysR substrate-binding domain-containing protein, whose amino-acid sequence MRFDLTDLRLFLLVAERGSITHGAELAGLALASASARIKGMEERLGAPLLERRRRGVVPTAAGQALLHHARAVQNQIEAMAGDLGAYAGGLRARVRLMANTAATAELLRNALPAFLVAHPGIDIDLDERPSHEIAEAVASGAADLGIAATWAGLSHLEQKPFFIDRLVVIAARDWPGLADLHAVNLADILSESFVGLSLGHPLQEHITRQAARLGGHLHIRIRVPGLDNVCRLVAQGAGIAIVPESAARRSARTLRSLRLRDDWATRQLNLCARSFEELTPQAKLLAAALG is encoded by the coding sequence ATGCGCTTCGATCTCACCGATCTCCGACTGTTCCTGCTGGTCGCCGAGCGCGGCAGCATCACCCATGGCGCCGAGCTTGCCGGGCTGGCGCTGGCCTCGGCGAGCGCCCGCATCAAGGGCATGGAGGAGCGGCTCGGGGCGCCGCTTCTTGAGCGCCGCCGCCGTGGCGTGGTACCGACGGCCGCCGGCCAGGCGCTGCTGCACCATGCGCGCGCCGTGCAGAACCAGATCGAGGCGATGGCCGGCGACCTCGGCGCCTATGCCGGCGGCCTGCGCGCCCGCGTGCGGCTGATGGCCAACACCGCCGCCACGGCCGAGCTTTTGCGCAACGCCCTGCCGGCCTTCCTGGTGGCGCATCCCGGCATCGACATCGATCTGGACGAGCGCCCCAGCCACGAGATCGCCGAGGCGGTGGCCAGCGGTGCCGCCGATCTCGGCATCGCCGCGACCTGGGCCGGCCTGTCGCATCTCGAACAGAAGCCGTTCTTTATCGACCGGCTGGTGGTGATCGCCGCCCGCGACTGGCCCGGCCTCGCCGACCTGCATGCCGTCAACCTCGCCGACATCTTGAGCGAGTCCTTTGTTGGGCTGAGCCTCGGTCATCCCCTGCAGGAGCACATCACCCGCCAGGCCGCCCGCCTCGGCGGCCATCTGCACATCCGCATCCGCGTGCCCGGCCTCGACAATGTCTGCCGGCTGGTCGCGCAGGGCGCCGGCATCGCCATCGTGCCGGAAAGTGCGGCGCGCCGCTCCGCCCGCACGCTACGCAGCCTGCGGCTCCGCGACGACTGGGCGACCCGCCAGCTCAACCTCTGCGCCCGCAGCTTCGAAGAACTGACGCCGCAGGCGAAATTGCTGGCCGCGGCGCTGGGTTGA
- a CDS encoding MbcA/ParS/Xre antitoxin family protein, with protein MQLQSIVTTPATVGSAISEEEAGALARTTVNLFKAWGLTDLEACILLGGMSARTWARWKEGGIGRIDRDLRTRMAHLMGIHKGLRYLFTEPARGYAWIRKPNATFGGQSALDLMLRGEISDLAAMREWLDAERGAW; from the coding sequence ATGCAGCTTCAGTCCATCGTCACGACGCCGGCCACGGTCGGGTCAGCCATTTCGGAAGAAGAGGCGGGCGCGCTGGCGCGCACCACCGTCAATCTGTTCAAGGCGTGGGGCCTCACCGACTTGGAGGCTTGCATCCTGCTTGGCGGCATGTCTGCACGCACCTGGGCACGCTGGAAGGAGGGCGGCATCGGCCGGATCGACCGCGATTTGCGCACCCGCATGGCGCATTTGATGGGCATCCATAAGGGCCTGCGCTATCTCTTCACCGAGCCGGCACGCGGCTATGCCTGGATACGCAAGCCCAATGCCACGTTCGGCGGCCAGTCGGCGCTCGACCTGATGCTGCGCGGCGAAATCTCCGACCTTGCCGCCATGCGCGAATGGCTCGATGCGGAGCGTGGTGCATGGTGA
- a CDS encoding saccharopine dehydrogenase family protein encodes MRIAVLGGLGLQGRAAIADLVASGVEEVICVDTAPDGAARLADLTDLSRVRFVMPKGAIGPALADVLADADAVIDLLPQPLMREAVQAAIATRTPLVTTNYGKAIADLAPEAERAGVSVMTECGLDPGIDLVLYARAARQFDAITAIDSYCGGIPEPKAMAKPLCYKVSWNFDMVLVSQNRDSVMIEDGKRVEVPAARQHDSPFIHEIEVAGLGRLEAFPNGDALHYVEMLPAAKGLRRTGRYTLRWPGWSAFWAPLKELGFLSEDKVPGTSSSPREFLGRLLGPQLQYGPHEKDLCVMRNVFSGLEGGRAKTVTSDLVIERDLASGLFGMSLGVGYPASIVAQMLARREISKAGLLNPLLDVPDEPFFDELAKRGIKIAETVAWD; translated from the coding sequence ATGAGGATCGCTGTTCTCGGTGGCCTCGGCCTGCAAGGCCGGGCGGCCATCGCCGATCTCGTCGCCAGCGGTGTCGAGGAGGTGATCTGCGTCGATACCGCGCCGGACGGCGCGGCCCGGCTTGCTGATCTGACCGACCTTTCCCGCGTGCGTTTCGTCATGCCCAAGGGCGCGATCGGACCGGCGCTCGCCGATGTGCTGGCCGATGCCGACGCCGTCATCGATCTGCTGCCGCAGCCGCTGATGCGCGAGGCGGTGCAGGCCGCCATCGCTACCCGCACGCCGCTGGTCACCACCAATTACGGCAAGGCCATCGCCGATCTGGCGCCGGAAGCCGAACGTGCGGGCGTATCTGTTATGACCGAATGCGGGCTCGACCCCGGCATCGACCTCGTGCTCTACGCCCGCGCCGCAAGGCAGTTCGATGCCATCACCGCGATCGATTCCTATTGCGGCGGCATCCCCGAGCCGAAGGCGATGGCCAAGCCGCTTTGCTACAAGGTGAGCTGGAACTTCGACATGGTTCTGGTCAGCCAGAACCGCGACAGCGTGATGATCGAGGACGGCAAGCGCGTCGAAGTCCCCGCCGCCCGCCAGCATGACAGCCCCTTCATCCACGAGATCGAGGTCGCCGGCCTCGGCCGGCTGGAAGCCTTTCCCAATGGCGATGCGCTGCACTATGTCGAGATGCTTCCCGCGGCAAAAGGCCTGCGCCGCACCGGCCGCTACACGCTGCGCTGGCCCGGATGGTCGGCCTTCTGGGCACCGCTGAAGGAGCTCGGCTTCCTGTCGGAAGACAAGGTGCCCGGCACCTCCAGCAGCCCGCGCGAATTCCTCGGCCGGCTGCTCGGCCCGCAACTGCAATATGGCCCCCACGAGAAGGACCTGTGCGTGATGCGCAACGTCTTTTCCGGCCTCGAAGGCGGCCGCGCCAAGACGGTGACATCCGATCTGGTCATCGAGCGCGATCTGGCGTCGGGCCTGTTCGGCATGAGCCTCGGCGTCGGCTACCCCGCCAGCATCGTGGCGCAGATGCTGGCGCGGCGCGAAATCAGCAAGGCCGGCCTGCTCAACCCGCTGCTCGACGTGCCCGACGAACCCTTCTTCGACGAACTGGCCAAACGCGGCATCAAAATTGCCGAGACGGTGGCCTGGGACTGA
- a CDS encoding amino acid ABC transporter ATP-binding protein, with protein sequence MIDFRGVNKWFGALNVLKDITLSVEPREVVVVCGPSGSGKSTLIRCINGLETIKDGDLIVDGQRVGDPATNMTQLRTEIGFVFQSFNLYPHKTALENVTLAPIHVRKIPRAEAEKAGRDLLAKVGLADKVNAYPAQLSGGQQQRVAIARCLGMRPKIMLFDEPTSALDPEMISEVLDVMVAVAEEGMTMMVVTHEMGFARKVAQRVVFMDAGAIVESGTPDEFFSHPRTDRSRAFLSKILRH encoded by the coding sequence ATGATCGACTTTCGCGGCGTCAACAAATGGTTCGGCGCGCTCAACGTGTTGAAGGACATCACGCTGAGCGTCGAGCCGCGCGAAGTGGTCGTCGTCTGCGGCCCGAGCGGCTCCGGCAAGAGCACGCTGATCCGCTGCATCAACGGCCTGGAGACGATCAAGGACGGCGACCTCATCGTCGACGGCCAACGTGTCGGCGACCCCGCCACCAACATGACGCAGCTGCGCACCGAGATCGGCTTCGTCTTCCAGTCGTTCAACCTCTACCCGCACAAGACCGCGCTCGAAAACGTCACGCTGGCCCCGATCCATGTCCGCAAGATCCCGCGCGCCGAGGCAGAAAAGGCCGGGCGCGACTTGCTGGCCAAGGTCGGGCTGGCCGACAAGGTCAACGCCTATCCCGCACAACTCTCCGGCGGCCAGCAGCAGCGCGTGGCGATCGCGCGGTGCCTGGGCATGCGGCCCAAGATCATGCTGTTCGACGAACCGACCTCGGCGCTCGACCCCGAGATGATTTCGGAAGTGCTCGACGTCATGGTGGCGGTGGCCGAGGAAGGCATGACCATGATGGTGGTGACTCATGAGATGGGCTTTGCCCGCAAGGTCGCCCAGCGCGTGGTGTTCATGGACGCCGGCGCCATCGTCGAAAGCGGCACGCCCGACGAATTCTTCTCACACCCCAGGACCGACCGCAGCCGGGCTTTCCTGAGCAAGATTCTCAGGCATTGA
- a CDS encoding ArsR/SmtB family transcription factor, with the protein MDHDIILKALAHPFRRDVLAWLKEPEQHFAAQAHPLEMGVCASQFDHRGLAQSSVSAHLATLASADLVTTRRVGQWVFYKRNEETIAAFQAALSDL; encoded by the coding sequence ATGGACCACGACATCATATTGAAGGCACTGGCGCATCCGTTTCGACGCGATGTCCTGGCGTGGCTGAAGGAGCCTGAACAGCACTTCGCCGCGCAGGCGCATCCGCTCGAAATGGGTGTCTGCGCCAGCCAGTTCGACCATCGCGGCCTGGCGCAGTCCAGTGTCTCCGCGCATCTGGCGACGCTGGCGTCGGCCGACCTCGTGACGACGCGGCGGGTCGGCCAATGGGTGTTCTACAAGCGCAACGAAGAAACCATCGCCGCCTTCCAGGCCGCCTTGTCCGATCTCTGA
- a CDS encoding AraC family transcriptional regulator, with amino-acid sequence MMKSLDDLKALVLRHARGRLTETGIARVAIMKGEATTGPLLGLYDPRLCLVLQGAKSVMIGDQLLHYDAGRYFIAAVEVPAVGKVLQASPQRPYLSVSLALDTTLIASLLLDMPPVAEAPIGHGFAVSQADEALVDAWLRMIELIDHPAEIPVLAPLLEREILFRLLQGPQGAMLRQIAGADSRLSQIRRALGWIRDHYAEPFRVEDLARTAGMSASVFHRHFKAVTAMTPIQYQKRIRLNEARRRLLATSGDAAGAAFSVGYESASQFSREYARLFGAPPLRDIGRLRAAPEPTELA; translated from the coding sequence GTGATGAAATCGCTCGACGACCTCAAAGCGCTGGTGCTGCGCCATGCGCGCGGCCGGCTGACCGAAACCGGCATTGCCCGCGTCGCCATCATGAAAGGCGAGGCGACGACCGGGCCGTTGCTGGGGCTCTACGACCCAAGGCTTTGCCTGGTCCTGCAGGGCGCCAAATCCGTCATGATCGGCGATCAGCTGCTGCATTACGATGCCGGCCGCTACTTTATCGCCGCCGTCGAGGTGCCGGCCGTCGGCAAGGTTTTGCAGGCCAGCCCGCAGCGTCCCTACCTCTCGGTCAGCCTGGCCCTTGACACCACGCTCATCGCCTCGCTGCTGCTCGACATGCCGCCCGTTGCCGAAGCGCCAATCGGTCATGGCTTTGCCGTCAGCCAGGCCGACGAGGCGCTGGTCGATGCGTGGCTGCGCATGATCGAGCTCATCGATCATCCGGCCGAAATCCCTGTGCTGGCGCCGTTGCTCGAACGCGAGATCCTGTTTCGGCTGCTGCAGGGACCGCAAGGCGCCATGCTGCGCCAGATTGCCGGCGCCGACAGCCGCCTGTCGCAGATCCGCCGCGCACTGGGCTGGATCCGCGACCACTATGCCGAGCCGTTCCGCGTCGAGGATCTTGCCCGGACAGCCGGCATGAGCGCCTCGGTGTTCCACCGCCACTTCAAGGCGGTCACGGCGATGACGCCGATCCAGTACCAGAAGCGCATCCGCCTCAATGAAGCGCGCCGGCGCCTGCTCGCCACGTCAGGCGATGCGGCCGGCGCCGCCTTTTCCGTCGGCTATGAAAGCGCGTCCCAGTTCAGCCGTGAATATGCCCGCCTGTTCGGTGCGCCGCCCCTGCGCGATATCGGCCGCCTGCGCGCCGCGCCAGAGCCCACCGAGCTCGCCTGA
- a CDS encoding amino acid ABC transporter permease, with product MLENFSFRTIVEYLPLFGQGLVTTVWLSAISFVGALVVGIVLCAMNLQRGWLFRAPAKAYIDAVRATPLLAQLYFLYFGLPRLGFVLPELVVGILALSLNSGAYIAEIIRAGILSIPRGQVEASVASGMTYVQRMRLVVLPQAFKVTIPPLLGQAIVLVKDSALLSLISVAELTRAGQLLASDRFMPAEGFLTIAAFYLLLYYGLKGLAVVSSRWLGSAGARA from the coding sequence ATGCTCGAAAATTTCAGTTTCCGCACCATCGTCGAATATCTGCCTTTGTTCGGGCAGGGCCTGGTCACGACCGTCTGGCTGTCGGCGATTTCCTTTGTCGGCGCGCTCGTCGTCGGCATCGTGCTGTGCGCCATGAATTTGCAGCGCGGCTGGCTGTTTCGCGCGCCGGCCAAGGCCTATATCGACGCCGTGCGTGCCACGCCCCTGCTGGCGCAGCTCTATTTCCTCTATTTCGGCTTGCCCCGGCTCGGCTTCGTGCTGCCGGAGCTCGTTGTCGGCATCCTCGCTTTGTCGCTCAACAGCGGCGCCTATATCGCCGAGATCATTCGCGCCGGCATCCTGTCGATCCCGCGCGGCCAGGTCGAGGCCAGCGTCGCTTCCGGCATGACCTATGTCCAGCGCATGCGCCTGGTCGTGCTGCCACAAGCCTTCAAGGTGACGATCCCGCCGCTGCTCGGCCAGGCGATCGTGCTGGTCAAGGATTCCGCCCTGCTGTCGCTGATCTCGGTTGCCGAACTGACCCGCGCCGGGCAACTGCTGGCGTCCGACCGCTTCATGCCGGCGGAGGGCTTTCTCACCATCGCCGCCTTCTACCTCCTGCTCTACTACGGCCTGAAGGGACTGGCCGTTGTCTCCAGCCGCTGGCTCGGCTCGGCGGGAGCGCGCGCATGA
- a CDS encoding alkene reductase has translation MTTLFDPLRAGDLALANRIVMAPLTRNRSPNAVPGDLSVTYYSQRATAGLIVTEATAISHQGQGYANVPGLYGEDQLAGWKRVTDAVHKGGGKLVVQLWHVGRISHTTLQPGGGKPVAPSAIRANSKTFLVKPDGSGEFAETSEPRALETAELPGIVDDFRRAAKAAIEVAGFDGVEIHGANGYLLDQFLRSGTNHRGDDYGGSIENRARLLFEVVDAVTGAVGAGRTGIRLSPVTPANDASDADPQPLFNHVVAGLGSRGLAYVHIVEGATGGARDFRQGDRPFDYAELKATYRQAGGAGAWLVNNGYDKDLAEKAVGDGYADLVAFGKLFIANPDLVSRLKRNAELNAPDKATFYGGDARGYTDYPTAA, from the coding sequence ATGACCACCCTCTTTGATCCCTTGCGGGCCGGCGATCTTGCGCTGGCGAACCGCATCGTCATGGCGCCGCTGACGCGCAATCGCTCGCCCAATGCGGTGCCCGGCGACCTCTCGGTGACCTATTACAGCCAGCGCGCCACGGCCGGTCTAATCGTGACCGAAGCCACGGCCATCAGCCATCAGGGCCAAGGCTACGCCAACGTGCCCGGCCTTTATGGCGAAGATCAACTGGCCGGCTGGAAGCGCGTCACCGACGCCGTTCACAAGGGCGGCGGCAAGCTCGTGGTGCAGCTCTGGCACGTCGGACGCATCTCGCACACCACGCTGCAGCCCGGCGGCGGCAAGCCGGTGGCGCCATCGGCGATCAGGGCAAACTCCAAGACTTTCCTGGTCAAGCCGGATGGCAGCGGCGAGTTCGCCGAGACCTCCGAGCCGCGCGCGCTGGAAACGGCCGAACTGCCCGGCATCGTTGATGATTTCCGCCGCGCCGCCAAGGCGGCGATCGAGGTGGCGGGTTTCGACGGCGTCGAGATCCACGGTGCCAACGGCTATCTCCTGGACCAGTTCCTGCGCTCGGGCACTAACCATCGCGGCGATGATTATGGCGGTTCCATCGAGAATAGGGCGCGCCTATTGTTCGAGGTGGTCGACGCGGTCACGGGCGCCGTCGGCGCCGGCAGGACCGGAATCAGGCTCTCGCCGGTAACGCCCGCCAACGACGCTTCGGACGCCGATCCGCAGCCGCTGTTCAATCATGTCGTGGCGGGGCTGGGCAGCCGCGGCCTTGCCTATGTCCATATCGTCGAAGGCGCCACCGGCGGCGCGCGCGACTTCCGCCAGGGCGACAGGCCGTTCGACTATGCGGAGCTCAAGGCCACCTATCGCCAGGCCGGCGGCGCCGGGGCCTGGCTGGTGAACAACGGCTATGACAAGGACTTGGCTGAAAAGGCCGTCGGGGATGGCTATGCCGACCTTGTCGCGTTCGGCAAGCTGTTCATCGCCAATCCCGACCTCGTCAGCCGACTGAAGCGCAATGCCGAACTGAACGCTCCCGACAAGGCGACGTTCTATGGCGGCGACGCCAGGGGCTATACGGATTACCCGACGGCGGCTTGA
- a CDS encoding Lrp/AsnC family transcriptional regulator, producing the protein MREHLDLTDRRLVKQLSQDAQPGINRLAEILAISVPTVRSRLRNLLDRNLLKIVGLLNLTERPELISAIVGINAQGRGRARELAQRISELPFVNSASVVTGRFDIIVDVTVAGDVADLYRVTSELIPGAGEPGEVVRSETFVVMASCNKWVSLPEGCWSDDRKEPA; encoded by the coding sequence TTGCGGGAGCATCTCGATCTGACCGATCGGCGGCTGGTCAAACAGCTGTCGCAGGACGCCCAGCCGGGCATCAACCGCCTCGCCGAGATCTTGGCGATTTCGGTGCCGACGGTGCGCTCGCGGCTGCGCAACCTGCTCGACCGCAATCTGCTCAAGATCGTCGGGCTGCTGAACCTGACCGAGCGGCCCGAGCTGATCTCGGCCATTGTCGGCATCAATGCCCAGGGACGCGGCCGGGCCCGCGAACTGGCGCAACGCATTTCCGAACTGCCCTTCGTAAACTCGGCCTCGGTGGTCACCGGCCGCTTCGACATCATCGTCGACGTGACGGTGGCCGGTGATGTCGCCGATCTCTACCGCGTCACCAGCGAGCTGATCCCGGGCGCCGGCGAGCCGGGCGAAGTCGTGCGCAGCGAGACCTTCGTCGTCATGGCATCCTGCAACAAATGGGTCAGTCTTCCCGAGGGCTGCTGGTCTGACGACCGCAAGGAGCCGGCATGA
- a CDS encoding ABC transporter substrate-binding protein: MKIARLFIAGLALAGLTAAASAGTLDEITKRGELRVAVQTQGPPFSLVGANGERTGSSVELAELMAKEMGVKIKFLDFDWDGLIPALLSGKADLLVADMTPTLARGMKVAFTTPYMYTGSTVFTKADSKFKTTEDCKAKGTKIAVLLGATGEKEAKAAFPDADIKSYKGGGPLLLDAVNNGQADCGVNDISAVKGQQTAYPAGTFTVMPDLLSKEPLAFATRYDEPDLLIWMNLFLNQVTIDGRLQKNLDYWVNSDAWKKDH; this comes from the coding sequence ATGAAGATTGCCAGACTTTTCATCGCCGGACTTGCGCTTGCGGGCTTGACCGCTGCCGCCAGTGCCGGAACGCTTGACGAGATCACCAAGCGCGGCGAATTGCGCGTTGCCGTGCAGACCCAAGGACCGCCCTTCTCGCTGGTCGGCGCCAATGGCGAACGCACCGGCAGTTCGGTAGAACTGGCCGAGCTGATGGCCAAGGAAATGGGCGTCAAAATCAAATTCCTCGACTTCGACTGGGACGGCCTGATCCCGGCGCTCTTGTCCGGTAAGGCCGACCTTCTGGTCGCCGACATGACGCCGACGCTGGCACGCGGCATGAAGGTCGCCTTCACCACGCCCTACATGTACACGGGCAGCACCGTCTTCACCAAGGCCGACAGCAAGTTCAAGACCACCGAGGACTGCAAGGCCAAGGGCACCAAGATCGCTGTTCTGCTCGGCGCCACCGGCGAGAAGGAAGCCAAGGCCGCCTTCCCCGATGCCGACATCAAGAGCTACAAGGGCGGCGGCCCGCTGCTGCTCGACGCCGTCAACAACGGCCAGGCCGATTGCGGCGTCAACGACATCTCGGCGGTCAAGGGTCAGCAGACGGCCTACCCCGCCGGCACCTTCACCGTCATGCCGGATCTTCTGTCGAAGGAACCGCTTGCCTTCGCCACCCGCTATGACGAACCTGACCTCTTGATCTGGATGAACCTGTTCCTCAACCAGGTCACCATCGACGGCCGCCTGCAGAAGAACCTCGACTACTGGGTGAATTCCGACGCCTGGAAGAAGGATCACTGA